In Nocardia asteroides, the following proteins share a genomic window:
- a CDS encoding alpha/beta fold hydrolase encodes MDINRRRLFGGALAAGAAGLAVTSLGACATEAPAAPAVPGAALRAGAGANTSLGPIKTIQAGVLDIAYAEFGPAAGQPVVLVHGWPYDPYSFADVGPLLAESGFRVLVPFLRGYGPTRFLSAQTPRNGQQSAIARDIVDFLDALRIDKAVLGGFDWGARTVDIIAALWPERVKAMVAVSGYLVTQLAAQQQPLAPAAELGWWYQYYFATERGRLGYARNRHDFNKLIWRNASPAWDFDEATYQRSGAAFDNPDHVDIVISNYRWRLGLAPGEPRYDDYEQRLSTGPVITVPAITISSDFDGAAKDGKGYRGKFTGKYEHRVLDGIGHNVPQEAPRPFAQAIVDADRM; translated from the coding sequence ATGGACATCAATCGACGACGACTCTTCGGCGGCGCGCTCGCGGCGGGCGCCGCGGGGCTGGCCGTGACCTCCCTCGGCGCCTGCGCCACCGAAGCGCCGGCCGCGCCCGCCGTCCCCGGCGCCGCGCTGCGGGCGGGGGCGGGAGCCAACACGAGCCTGGGGCCGATCAAGACGATCCAGGCGGGCGTGCTCGACATCGCCTACGCCGAATTCGGGCCTGCCGCAGGTCAACCCGTGGTGCTGGTGCACGGCTGGCCGTACGACCCCTACAGCTTCGCCGACGTGGGCCCGCTGCTGGCCGAGTCGGGATTCCGGGTGCTGGTCCCGTTCCTGCGGGGGTACGGGCCGACCCGCTTCCTGTCCGCGCAGACGCCACGCAACGGTCAGCAGTCGGCCATCGCGCGCGACATCGTCGACTTCCTGGACGCGCTGCGCATCGACAAGGCGGTGCTCGGCGGATTCGACTGGGGCGCGCGGACGGTCGACATCATCGCGGCGCTGTGGCCGGAGCGGGTCAAGGCCATGGTCGCGGTGAGCGGGTACCTCGTCACCCAGCTGGCGGCGCAACAGCAGCCGTTGGCGCCCGCGGCGGAGCTCGGCTGGTGGTACCAGTACTACTTCGCCACCGAACGCGGCCGCCTCGGCTACGCGCGCAATCGGCACGATTTCAACAAGCTCATCTGGCGCAACGCCTCTCCGGCGTGGGATTTCGACGAGGCCACCTACCAGCGCAGCGGCGCCGCCTTCGACAATCCCGACCACGTCGACATCGTCATCTCCAACTACCGGTGGCGCCTCGGCCTGGCGCCCGGTGAACCGCGGTACGACGACTACGAGCAGCGGCTGTCGACCGGCCCGGTCATCACCGTCCCCGCCATCACGATCAGCAGCGACTTCGACGGCGCGGCCAAGGACGGAAAAGGCTACCGGGGCAAGTTCACCGGGAAGTACGAGCACCGCGTGCTCGACGGCATCGGCCACAACGTTCCGCAGGAGGCGCCACGGCCGTTCGCTCAGGCGATCGTCGACGCCGACCGGATGTGA
- a CDS encoding ATP-binding protein: MPMIGRDSELAELAALVGAPEGRSGVVIEGEPGIGKSTLVERVVVVAADAGLRVLRTTGVEAEHGLAYAGLHRVLYPLRRAFDALPSRQREALTCALGMSDLVEEPSPHLVGLGALTVLADVAAERPLLVVAEDAHWLDPASAEVLAFVARRIDAEPVVLVATVRDGASSPLRDAELAVMRLGPLSDADANALLDRMAPGAPAQVRRRVLAEAHGNPLALTELPTAAVDLADTTAALPLTERLEHAFSARGAELPEHTRSALLVAALDDGNALAEILAATGQLIGSVVDADVLAPAVSARLIDIGSGTVAFRHPLVRSALVTAARAEERCRAHLALADVLAGSPDRQVWHRAAGTPGTDEEVAAALEAAAERARHRDGAIAALERAAALSGTPGRRADRLLRAAELAVESGRRDIVDRLVDAARSLPLTPGQEATASWVLSAPEDGIRESPARIGELAALAAAVAADGYPDPALRILWGAAMRCFWSEPGPDIRRAVLAVADSFGIPDGDHRKLAIDSIVAPFERGEQVLGRLRVLAATTGHDPEVDYFLSSAAYQVGAFDLAAHFAGAAAPGFRSAGRLGLLTRALAIQAWSLARVGDLAAAAPIAAEAAAFALETGQTFMHASATGVQAEIAALRGDYPTATAIAADTERTGLAAAVRPVLATVQLTRAIIALGEGRFDDAFTDLARVHDPLDPSYSPALRVCFLTELSEAAVRAGRTEAVANLLRGLEPVAAATSSPALHIGMRYARAVLAGDSAAEMFAEALAADLTGWPAERGRLHLAYGEWLRRQRRVVESRTHLRTAREIFDALGFTAWSERARLELRSAGESSPNRDPDARERLTPHELSIAQLAAQGLTNREIGQRLYLSHRTVSTHLHRIFPKLGISSRGDLAALLPTLDDAAV, translated from the coding sequence ATGCCGATGATCGGACGGGACAGCGAGCTGGCGGAACTGGCCGCGCTGGTGGGCGCTCCCGAGGGCCGCAGCGGCGTCGTGATCGAGGGCGAACCCGGGATCGGGAAGTCGACCCTCGTCGAGCGGGTGGTCGTGGTGGCGGCGGACGCGGGGTTGCGGGTGCTGCGGACCACGGGTGTGGAAGCCGAGCACGGCCTCGCCTACGCCGGACTGCACCGGGTGCTGTATCCGCTGCGCCGGGCCTTCGACGCGCTGCCCAGCCGTCAGCGCGAGGCGCTGACCTGCGCGCTGGGCATGTCGGACCTGGTCGAGGAGCCGAGCCCGCACCTGGTCGGGCTCGGCGCGCTGACCGTGCTGGCCGATGTCGCGGCCGAGCGGCCGCTGCTGGTCGTCGCCGAGGACGCGCACTGGCTCGACCCGGCCAGCGCCGAGGTGCTGGCCTTCGTCGCGCGACGGATCGATGCCGAACCCGTCGTCCTGGTCGCCACCGTCCGCGACGGCGCGAGCTCACCACTGCGTGATGCCGAGCTGGCCGTGATGCGGCTGGGCCCCCTGTCCGACGCCGACGCGAACGCGCTGCTCGACCGGATGGCGCCGGGCGCACCGGCCCAGGTGCGGCGCCGGGTGCTCGCCGAGGCACACGGCAATCCGCTCGCGCTGACCGAATTGCCCACGGCCGCGGTCGATCTCGCCGACACCACCGCCGCGCTGCCGCTGACCGAACGGCTCGAACACGCCTTCTCGGCTCGCGGCGCGGAACTGCCCGAACACACCAGGTCGGCGCTGCTGGTCGCCGCGCTCGACGACGGCAACGCGCTCGCCGAGATCCTCGCCGCCACCGGGCAACTCATCGGATCCGTGGTCGACGCCGACGTGCTCGCGCCGGCGGTGAGCGCGCGCCTGATCGATATCGGCTCCGGCACAGTCGCTTTCCGCCATCCGCTGGTCCGCTCCGCACTGGTCACGGCGGCGCGGGCGGAGGAGCGCTGCCGCGCGCACCTGGCGCTGGCCGACGTGCTCGCCGGGTCGCCGGATCGCCAGGTGTGGCACCGGGCGGCGGGCACGCCGGGCACCGACGAGGAGGTGGCGGCGGCGCTGGAGGCGGCCGCCGAACGCGCCAGGCACCGCGACGGGGCCATCGCGGCCCTGGAACGCGCCGCCGCGCTCAGTGGCACTCCCGGCCGCCGCGCCGACCGGCTGCTGCGCGCGGCCGAACTCGCCGTCGAATCGGGTCGTCGCGACATCGTGGACCGGCTGGTCGACGCCGCGCGCTCGCTGCCGCTCACCCCGGGGCAGGAGGCCACGGCGAGCTGGGTACTCAGCGCGCCCGAGGACGGGATCAGGGAGAGCCCGGCGCGGATCGGCGAACTGGCGGCGCTGGCCGCCGCCGTGGCCGCCGACGGGTATCCCGATCCGGCGCTGCGGATCCTGTGGGGCGCGGCCATGCGGTGCTTCTGGTCCGAGCCGGGACCGGACATCCGGCGCGCGGTCCTGGCCGTCGCCGACTCCTTCGGCATCCCCGACGGGGATCATCGCAAGCTGGCGATCGACTCGATCGTGGCGCCGTTCGAGCGCGGCGAGCAGGTCCTCGGCCGGCTCCGGGTACTCGCGGCCACCACCGGACACGACCCGGAGGTCGACTACTTCCTCAGCAGCGCCGCCTACCAGGTCGGCGCGTTCGATCTCGCGGCCCACTTCGCCGGGGCGGCCGCACCCGGCTTCCGCTCCGCGGGCAGGCTCGGCCTGCTGACGCGGGCGCTGGCCATCCAGGCGTGGAGCCTGGCCAGGGTCGGTGACCTCGCCGCCGCGGCCCCCATCGCGGCCGAGGCGGCGGCCTTCGCGCTGGAGACCGGGCAGACCTTCATGCACGCGTCCGCCACCGGCGTCCAAGCCGAGATCGCCGCGCTGCGTGGGGATTACCCGACGGCCACGGCTATCGCCGCGGACACCGAACGGACCGGGCTGGCCGCCGCCGTGCGACCGGTGCTGGCGACCGTGCAGCTCACGCGCGCGATCATCGCCCTGGGCGAGGGCCGTTTCGACGACGCGTTCACCGATCTGGCCCGCGTCCACGATCCGCTGGACCCGTCGTATTCGCCGGCCCTGCGGGTGTGCTTCCTGACCGAGCTCAGCGAGGCCGCGGTGCGCGCGGGCCGCACCGAGGCCGTCGCGAACCTGCTGCGCGGGCTGGAGCCGGTGGCGGCGGCCACCTCGTCCCCGGCGCTGCACATCGGAATGCGGTATGCCCGAGCCGTTCTCGCGGGCGACTCGGCCGCGGAGATGTTCGCCGAGGCACTGGCGGCCGATCTCACCGGCTGGCCGGCCGAACGCGGCAGGCTGCACCTGGCCTACGGCGAGTGGCTGCGCCGCCAGCGGCGGGTGGTCGAATCCCGGACCCACCTGCGCACGGCCAGGGAGATCTTCGACGCCCTCGGTTTCACCGCCTGGAGCGAGCGGGCCCGTCTCGAGCTGCGCAGCGCCGGCGAATCCAGCCCGAACCGGGACCCGGACGCGCGCGAACGGCTCACGCCGCACGAGCTCAGCATCGCCCAGCTGGCGGCGCAGGGGCTGACGAACCGGGAGATCGGGCAGCGGCTGTACCTGTCGCACCGGACGGTCAGCACGCACCTGCACCGGATCTTCCCGAAACTCGGCATCAGTTCGCGCGGTGACCTCGCCGCGCTGCTGCCGACACTGGACGACGCGGCGGTCTGA
- a CDS encoding type II toxin-antitoxin system Phd/YefM family antitoxin, giving the protein MTSMSASEARASLYPLIEQVNDDAVAIHITSRKGNAVLISEDEYNSLRETLYLMRSPANAARLAQGIAQLESGDVMEIDMERLAKELE; this is encoded by the coding sequence ATGACCAGCATGTCCGCCAGCGAGGCACGCGCCAGTCTCTATCCGTTGATCGAACAGGTCAACGACGATGCTGTCGCTATTCATATCACCAGCCGCAAAGGCAACGCCGTACTGATCTCGGAGGACGAATACAACTCTCTGCGGGAGACGCTGTACTTGATGCGCTCCCCTGCCAACGCGGCACGTCTTGCCCAGGGAATCGCGCAGCTGGAATCCGGTGACGTGATGGAGATCGACATGGAGCGGCTCGCGAAAGAGCTCGAATGA
- a CDS encoding cytochrome P450: MIDTTAVPHGLPQHRDAGPFDPPSAITRLRATRPVSPLKFPDGHDGWLVTGHEAVRRLMADTRFSSRQDLGVVHVPYETPGMPAATEPSPPMPGVFVAMDPPDHGRLRRKLTGAFTVHRMRALEEHIAEIVEQRLDAMARLTPPVDLVAEFALPVPSLVICELLGVPYEDRATFQVNTAKFLVRDQTLEEKMGALGAMNMYLAELVTRKRAEPGEDILSDLARDEDLGIDELTGIAFLLLLAGHETTANMLSLGTFALLEHPAELVHLHADPELIPDAVEELLRYLSVADIFYRYATEDIELCGETIPAGSTVVVSLLAANRDPLRYDDPDRLDVQRKARGHTTFGHGIHLCLGQQLARIELRAGFAGLLRRFPTLALAVPAEQVPLRSDMNIYGVHQLPVTWSTS, encoded by the coding sequence ATGATCGACACCACCGCCGTCCCGCACGGCCTGCCCCAGCACCGCGACGCGGGCCCCTTCGACCCGCCCAGCGCGATCACCCGCCTGCGCGCCACCCGCCCGGTGAGCCCGCTGAAGTTCCCCGACGGCCACGACGGCTGGCTGGTCACCGGCCACGAGGCGGTGCGCAGGCTGATGGCCGACACCCGGTTCAGCTCGCGCCAGGACCTCGGCGTCGTGCACGTGCCGTACGAGACCCCCGGCATGCCCGCCGCCACCGAACCGTCCCCGCCGATGCCGGGCGTGTTCGTGGCCATGGACCCGCCGGACCACGGCAGGCTGCGGCGCAAGCTCACCGGCGCCTTCACCGTGCACCGCATGCGGGCGCTGGAGGAGCACATCGCCGAGATCGTCGAACAGCGCCTCGACGCGATGGCGCGGCTCACCCCGCCGGTCGACCTGGTGGCCGAGTTCGCCTTGCCGGTGCCCTCGCTGGTGATCTGCGAGCTGCTCGGCGTGCCGTATGAGGACCGGGCGACGTTCCAGGTCAACACCGCCAAGTTCCTGGTGCGGGACCAGACCCTCGAGGAGAAGATGGGCGCGCTCGGCGCGATGAACATGTACCTGGCCGAGCTGGTGACCCGCAAGCGGGCCGAGCCCGGCGAGGACATCCTCTCCGACCTGGCCCGCGACGAGGATCTCGGCATCGACGAACTGACCGGCATCGCCTTCCTGCTCCTGCTGGCCGGGCACGAGACCACCGCGAACATGCTGTCCCTCGGCACGTTCGCGCTGCTCGAGCACCCGGCGGAGCTGGTGCACCTACACGCCGATCCGGAGCTGATCCCCGACGCCGTCGAGGAACTGCTGCGCTACCTGTCGGTCGCCGACATCTTCTACCGCTACGCCACCGAGGACATCGAACTGTGCGGCGAGACGATCCCCGCCGGCTCGACGGTCGTCGTCTCGCTCCTGGCCGCCAACCGCGACCCGCTGCGCTACGACGATCCCGACCGCCTCGACGTCCAACGAAAGGCCCGCGGGCACACCACCTTCGGCCACGGCATCCACCTGTGCCTGGGCCAGCAGCTGGCCCGCATCGAGCTCCGCGCCGGTTTCGCCGGCCTGCTCCGCCGCTTCCCGACCCTGGCCCTGGCCGTCCCGGCGGAGCAGGTGCCACTGCGCAGCGACATGAACATCTACGGCGTGCACCAACTCCCGGTCACCTGGTCGACGAGCTAG
- a CDS encoding DUF4097 family beta strand repeat-containing protein yields the protein MTTTFQTPAPIAVTVDVLAADVTVIASERTDSVVVIRPADPAKKADVRAAEQTKVDFADGVLSVSSPKNWRTYTPFGGNAAIAVTIEVPAGSRLTSTTGVGQVLGAGELGDCEVTVSLGDIVVERPQGSVTAKTAKGDIRIGAAVRGELRLETSVGAVEVGIHPGSAARLESDTSLGTVQNSMAPVGAEPVDTVRVFARNSLGNIVIRHAEAA from the coding sequence ATGACCACCACCTTCCAGACCCCCGCCCCGATCGCCGTCACCGTCGACGTGCTCGCCGCCGATGTCACCGTCATCGCCTCCGAGCGCACCGACAGCGTCGTGGTGATCCGTCCCGCGGACCCGGCCAAGAAGGCCGACGTGCGCGCCGCCGAACAGACGAAGGTCGACTTCGCCGACGGCGTCCTGAGCGTGAGCAGCCCGAAGAACTGGCGCACCTACACCCCGTTCGGCGGCAACGCGGCGATCGCGGTGACCATCGAGGTGCCCGCGGGCTCCCGGCTGACCAGCACCACCGGCGTGGGCCAGGTCCTCGGCGCCGGCGAGCTCGGCGACTGCGAGGTGACGGTGTCGCTGGGCGACATCGTCGTCGAGCGGCCGCAGGGTTCGGTCACCGCCAAGACCGCCAAGGGCGACATCCGCATCGGCGCCGCCGTGCGCGGGGAACTGCGGCTGGAGACCTCGGTCGGCGCGGTCGAGGTGGGCATCCACCCCGGCAGCGCGGCGCGCCTGGAGAGCGACACCTCGCTCGGCACCGTCCAGAACTCGATGGCCCCGGTCGGCGCCGAGCCGGTGGACACCGTGCGCGTGTTCGCGCGGAACTCGCTGGGCAACATCGTCATCCGGCACGCCGAGGCGGCCTGA
- a CDS encoding BTAD domain-containing putative transcriptional regulator: MQIAMLGPLEIRTTDGGAIEVPGARLRALLIALALEPGRAVAKSKLVDWIWGEQPPADAANALQALVSRLRRALPDGSLEVQPGGYRLTVDPGAVDAVRFDQLLDLARGGDDTRQAALLREAVQLWRGAAMPELGESTEAAAVITRYEGLRLAALEDLYEADIRLGRGPELVGELTDLVAQHPVRERLAGALMRALAAAGRGPEALAVYQRTREELADELGVDPSPELSALHVALLRGEVGARAEERTTNLRAELTSFVGKRADIAAVRELIAAHRLTTVTGPGGSGKTRLAVETARTMLGDLPDGAWLVELAGADGGGDLAQAALAAFGLRDALLGSAPNAEPMDRLIAAIRDRETLLILDNCEHVVEAAAAFAHRLLGECTRLRILATSREPLGITGEALWQVEPLALPAPNAEPTAIAAAPAVALLRDRAGAIRKDLGTDAASLATMARICRALDGIPLAIELAAARLRTMSLDQLAHRLDDRFRLLTGGSRTAIPQHRTLRAVVDWSWELLSDAERQVLRRLAVFAGGASLEAAEQVCADGGAVEQWEVLELLTTLTEKSLLLVTPDDSPRFRMLETIKQYAADRLVESGDADAARRAHLDYFTGLAESAEPHLRRAEQLSWLAVLEAEHDNIAAAMRGALADADAAAAMRLAGAAGWYWWLGGHKGEGTELVIAAAELPGEVDDQTRALVYGLVVHFVTSGRNDEQQVAEWIRKAHRFGREAGGGHPALRFTAALDRMLGGPDEYLPAFESVLDDDDPWVRALARLQLGKLRTVLGHAGPEPDEYLAQALTEFRALGERWGISFALTELANRTAMRGEFARAVALLDDAIAVVTEVGAVEDVVGMRARQAHLHQLLGDPAASAAALVEAQRHADQNGWPTALAEVAMARAELARWGDDPQLAHDQIALARTLLGPDAEQPNVSAMVHVLLGYLATDPAESATHLTAAYAAAGAAGHAPLVAHVLVGIADLALRSGEPDRAARLLGASDTTRGLPDLAHPDATRVARSTREHLGDKAFHAAVRAGADTDPAELVGLVLAR; the protein is encoded by the coding sequence GTGCAGATCGCGATGCTGGGACCGCTGGAGATCCGAACCACGGACGGCGGTGCGATCGAGGTACCGGGCGCCCGGCTGCGGGCCCTGCTGATCGCGCTGGCGCTCGAACCCGGACGCGCGGTCGCCAAGTCGAAGCTGGTCGACTGGATCTGGGGTGAGCAGCCGCCCGCCGACGCGGCGAACGCGTTGCAGGCCTTGGTCTCCCGCTTACGCCGCGCCCTGCCCGACGGTTCGCTCGAGGTGCAGCCGGGCGGCTACCGGCTGACCGTCGACCCCGGCGCCGTCGACGCCGTGCGCTTCGATCAGCTGCTCGACCTGGCCCGTGGCGGCGACGACACGCGACAGGCCGCGCTGCTGCGCGAGGCGGTGCAGCTGTGGCGCGGCGCGGCCATGCCGGAGCTGGGCGAGAGCACCGAGGCCGCCGCCGTGATCACCCGCTACGAGGGCCTGCGCCTGGCCGCGCTGGAGGACCTGTACGAGGCCGATATCCGGCTGGGGCGTGGCCCCGAGCTGGTCGGTGAGCTGACCGACCTGGTCGCGCAACATCCGGTGCGGGAACGGCTGGCCGGCGCGCTCATGCGGGCGCTGGCCGCCGCGGGCCGCGGGCCGGAGGCGCTGGCGGTCTATCAGCGCACCCGCGAGGAACTGGCCGACGAACTCGGCGTCGACCCGTCGCCGGAGCTCTCGGCACTGCACGTCGCGCTGCTGCGCGGCGAGGTCGGCGCACGGGCCGAGGAACGCACCACGAACCTGCGCGCCGAGCTGACCAGCTTCGTCGGCAAGCGCGCCGATATCGCGGCGGTGCGCGAACTCATCGCGGCGCACCGGCTCACGACCGTCACCGGCCCCGGCGGCTCCGGCAAGACCCGGCTCGCGGTGGAGACCGCGCGCACCATGCTCGGCGATCTGCCCGACGGCGCCTGGCTGGTGGAACTGGCGGGCGCCGACGGCGGCGGTGATCTGGCGCAGGCGGCGCTGGCCGCGTTCGGGCTCAGGGACGCGCTGCTGGGCAGCGCACCGAACGCCGAGCCGATGGACCGGCTGATCGCCGCGATCCGCGACCGCGAAACCCTGCTGATCCTGGACAACTGCGAACACGTCGTCGAGGCGGCGGCGGCCTTCGCGCATCGGCTGCTCGGCGAGTGCACCCGCCTGCGCATCCTCGCGACGAGCCGTGAGCCACTCGGCATCACCGGCGAGGCGCTGTGGCAGGTCGAACCGCTGGCCCTGCCCGCCCCGAACGCCGAGCCCACCGCGATCGCCGCCGCCCCCGCCGTCGCCTTGCTGCGGGACCGGGCGGGCGCGATCCGCAAGGACCTGGGCACCGACGCGGCGAGCCTGGCGACCATGGCCCGGATCTGCCGCGCGCTCGACGGCATCCCGCTGGCCATCGAACTGGCGGCCGCGCGTCTGCGCACGATGTCGCTCGACCAGCTCGCGCACCGCCTCGACGACCGCTTCCGGCTGCTCACCGGCGGCAGCCGCACCGCGATCCCGCAGCACCGGACCCTGCGCGCGGTGGTCGACTGGAGCTGGGAACTGCTCAGCGACGCCGAACGGCAGGTGTTGCGCAGGCTCGCGGTGTTCGCCGGTGGCGCGAGTCTGGAAGCGGCCGAACAGGTCTGCGCCGACGGCGGTGCCGTCGAGCAGTGGGAGGTGCTGGAACTGCTGACCACGCTGACGGAGAAGTCCCTGCTGCTGGTGACCCCGGACGACAGTCCGCGCTTCCGGATGCTCGAGACCATCAAGCAGTACGCCGCCGACCGCCTGGTCGAGTCGGGCGATGCCGACGCGGCCCGGCGCGCGCACCTGGACTACTTCACCGGCCTGGCCGAATCCGCCGAACCGCACCTGCGGCGCGCGGAGCAGCTCAGCTGGCTCGCCGTACTCGAGGCCGAGCACGACAATATCGCCGCGGCCATGCGCGGCGCGCTGGCCGACGCGGACGCCGCCGCGGCGATGCGGCTCGCGGGGGCCGCGGGCTGGTACTGGTGGCTGGGCGGGCACAAGGGCGAGGGCACCGAACTGGTCATCGCCGCCGCCGAGCTGCCCGGCGAGGTCGACGACCAGACCAGGGCACTGGTGTACGGGCTGGTCGTGCACTTCGTCACCTCGGGCCGCAATGACGAACAGCAGGTCGCGGAGTGGATCCGCAAGGCGCACCGGTTCGGCCGCGAGGCAGGCGGCGGCCATCCCGCGCTGCGCTTCACCGCCGCCCTGGACCGGATGCTCGGCGGCCCGGACGAGTACCTGCCCGCCTTCGAATCGGTGCTCGACGACGACGATCCCTGGGTGCGGGCGCTGGCCCGGCTCCAGCTGGGCAAGCTGCGCACCGTGCTCGGCCACGCCGGCCCGGAGCCAGACGAGTATCTCGCGCAGGCGCTCACCGAATTCCGCGCGCTCGGCGAACGCTGGGGCATCTCCTTCGCGCTCACCGAATTGGCCAACCGCACCGCCATGCGCGGCGAATTCGCCCGGGCCGTGGCACTTCTCGACGACGCGATCGCGGTGGTCACCGAGGTCGGCGCGGTCGAGGACGTGGTGGGCATGCGCGCCAGGCAAGCCCATCTGCATCAGCTGCTCGGCGATCCGGCGGCGAGCGCCGCCGCCCTGGTTGAGGCGCAGCGGCACGCCGATCAGAACGGCTGGCCCACCGCGCTGGCCGAAGTCGCCATGGCGCGTGCAGAACTGGCCCGCTGGGGCGACGACCCGCAACTGGCGCACGACCAGATCGCCCTCGCCCGCACGCTGCTCGGCCCCGACGCCGAACAGCCCAACGTCAGCGCGATGGTGCATGTGCTGCTGGGCTACCTGGCCACCGACCCCGCCGAGTCGGCCACCCATCTCACCGCCGCCTACGCGGCGGCGGGGGCGGCGGGTCACGCTCCCCTGGTGGCCCACGTGCTCGTCGGCATCGCCGACCTCGCCCTGCGCTCGGGCGAACCGGACCGGGCCGCCCGGCTCCTCGGCGCGAGCGACACCACCCGCGGCCTGCCCGACCTGGCCCACCCGGACGCGACCCGGGTCGCCCGGTCCACCCGGGAACACCTGGGCGACAAGGCCTTCCACGCAGCCGTGCGCGCGGGAGCCGACACCGACCCGGCCGAGCTGGTCGGGCTGGTCCTCGCCCGCTGA